CTGTACTCGACTGTGTTCAGCCCTGCGGTCTATCCCATGAACCCGGCCTGGATTAATGGCAAGATGCCGCTGGATTTCTATCAGCATGAGCACCCCGATGATCCTGCTCTCGCTGAGTACCTGTCTGAGGTATCGAACGACGATATTGTTACAATCGACGGTGATGTTCCTGGAGTAGAATCATCGGAATCTGAGAGTACCAAATCAAGTAATGACGCTACAGTTGTTGACAAGCAAGAGGACAATGATTCACAGTCACCTGATTAGACTCAAACCTTTGTCAACACTGCTCATCCGCGCATATGAAGCAATAGAAAAAGCGCCCCCCAATGGGGGCGCTTTTTAAATTTCACTATAAACGAAAACCGAAAGCTATTTACCCTCTGGCTTCTTCATATCAGCGTGAATACCGGTGAGTTTCATTTTCTCAAAGTTGAAATCTTTGGCGGTCGTGCCCAACACTCCAGGGGCTTTTTCATTGTGGCACACCATGCAGCTGGTGCTGTCGGGGATTATCAATCCAGCTGCTACTGCCTTGTCACGGTCTTTCATGACGGTCTTCTTCTTATAATCTGAACCTGCACCATGACAAGCTTCGCACTGGACACCCGTCAATAGTACATCTTTGGCCGTTGTGCCCGTAGTGTAGAAGGGTGCCAGAGCCTTGTTCTTCTGATCTTCGGCCGAAAGGCTGTCCCAGGCGGTAGCGTGTTTTGTAGCCAGCCAACTCTCATGGATACCATCTTTCTTATGGCACATCTTACATTTCTTGACGCCTACATACTCATGCGCGGCCCCCTTGTCTTCCTTGGCCTCGTCAGAGCTGACTGTGGCGCAGAAAATAAAGGCCATTGCTGCAGCGAATAAAATCAGCAGACGTTTCATAGGAAATCCTTTCTCAGAACGAGTCAGTTCAAACACTTGTACATATCAACTCATACAAATTGCCGTCAATATGATCTATTGTCGAGGGAAATTTCAAGAATCTTCCTGCTTTGGAAAACCCAGTATACAAAATATTCTCATATGGCAA
This Candidatus Zixiibacteriota bacterium DNA region includes the following protein-coding sequences:
- a CDS encoding cytochrome c family protein, which produces MKRLLILFAAAMAFIFCATVSSDEAKEDKGAAHEYVGVKKCKMCHKKDGIHESWLATKHATAWDSLSAEDQKNKALAPFYTTGTTAKDVLLTGVQCEACHGAGSDYKKKTVMKDRDKAVAAGLIIPDSTSCMVCHNEKAPGVLGTTAKDFNFEKMKLTGIHADMKKPEGK